One window from the genome of Deltaproteobacteria bacterium encodes:
- a CDS encoding DUF255 domain-containing protein: MLSARAVAGVLVGLAVLGAAPARAGGDWNDTQIKWRKYEEGLGAAKTEKKPICLIFYTEWCPHCANYSLVFHDPKVVDMTKRFVMIRLDKDKETDLSKKYAPDGEYIPRTFFLSSAGVLDADIHAPREQYKYFYDEKTPASVLAGMEEASKKLR; encoded by the coding sequence ATGCTGAGCGCGCGCGCTGTCGCCGGGGTGCTGGTCGGTCTCGCCGTGCTCGGCGCCGCGCCCGCGCGCGCCGGCGGGGACTGGAACGACACGCAGATCAAGTGGCGGAAGTACGAAGAGGGCCTGGGGGCGGCGAAGACAGAGAAGAAGCCGATCTGTCTCATCTTCTACACCGAGTGGTGCCCGCACTGCGCCAACTACAGCCTGGTGTTCCACGACCCGAAGGTAGTCGACATGACGAAGCGCTTCGTGATGATCCGCCTCGACAAGGACAAGGAGACGGATCTCAGCAAGAAGTACGCGCCCGACGGCGAGTACATCCCGCGCACGTTCTTCCTCTCCTCCGCCGGCGTGCTCGACGCGGACATCCACGCGCCGCGCGAGCAGTACAAGTACTTCTACGACGAGAAGACGCCGGCCTCGGTGCTGGCGGGGATGGAGGAGGCGAGCAAGAAGCTGCGCTGA